The Marinobacter subterrani genome has a segment encoding these proteins:
- the arsB gene encoding ACR3 family arsenite efflux transporter: MSTSTGLKTTDSGSGGMDLFGKYLSVWVALAIIAGVALGQFAPGVPETLSRFEYAQVSIPIAILIWAMIFPMMAQIDFSAVVGVRKEPKGLAITTVVNWLIKPFTMFAIAWFFLMVVFEPWIAPDLASEYLAGAILLGAAPCTAMVFVWSYLTRGDPAYTLVQVSLNDLIMLFAFAPIVVFLLGISDIQVPWDTVLLSVVLYIVIPLTAGYLTRRALISRHGQQWYDDVFMKRLSPVTPAALIVTLVLLFAFQGEVILNNPLHIVLIAVPLIVQTFLIFFLAYGWAKVWKVRHCIAAPGAMIGASNFFELAVAAAIALFGLQSGAALATVVGVLVEVPLMLVLVRIANKTRNRFPV, from the coding sequence ATGAGTACCAGCACTGGCCTAAAAACCACGGATTCCGGCTCCGGCGGCATGGACCTGTTCGGAAAATACCTGTCGGTCTGGGTAGCCCTGGCCATAATTGCCGGCGTAGCCCTCGGACAGTTCGCACCTGGGGTGCCGGAAACCCTGTCCCGTTTTGAGTACGCGCAGGTCTCCATTCCCATCGCCATTCTGATCTGGGCGATGATTTTCCCGATGATGGCGCAGATTGATTTCAGCGCCGTGGTGGGCGTACGAAAAGAACCGAAAGGGCTGGCCATTACGACCGTTGTGAACTGGCTGATCAAGCCCTTCACCATGTTCGCCATCGCCTGGTTCTTTCTGATGGTGGTGTTCGAGCCATGGATCGCTCCGGATCTGGCCAGCGAATACCTGGCCGGCGCGATCCTGCTGGGTGCGGCGCCCTGCACCGCCATGGTGTTCGTCTGGAGCTACCTGACCAGAGGCGATCCCGCCTACACCCTGGTACAGGTATCGCTGAACGACCTCATCATGCTGTTCGCCTTTGCCCCTATTGTGGTGTTCCTGCTGGGCATTTCCGATATACAGGTGCCCTGGGATACCGTGCTGCTATCCGTAGTCCTGTACATCGTGATTCCGCTAACTGCCGGCTATCTGACCCGCCGCGCCCTGATCTCCCGCCACGGCCAGCAGTGGTACGACGACGTCTTCATGAAGCGGCTCAGCCCGGTCACCCCGGCGGCGCTGATCGTCACCCTGGTGCTGCTATTCGCCTTCCAGGGCGAAGTGATCCTGAACAATCCCCTGCACATCGTGCTGATCGCCGTCCCCCTGATTGTTCAGACCTTCCTGATTTTCTTCCTGGCCTACGGCTGGGCAAAAGTCTGGAAAGTGCGCCATTGCATCGCCGCACCCGGTGCCATGATCGGTGCCAGCAACTTCTTCGAACTGGCCGTGGCCGCGGCCATCGCCCTGTTCGGCCTGCAATCCGGCGCCGCCCTGGCAACCGTGGTTGGCGTTCTGGTGGAGGTACCACTGATGCTGGTGCTTGTTCGAATTGCCAACAAGACCCGGAACCGGTTCCCGGTATAG
- a CDS encoding NAD-dependent succinate-semialdehyde dehydrogenase — translation MIESPLLEKMTGYIGGRWTDTAEGNTFDVYNPATGKVIAKVPSMPEQDILAAVAAGKSALKLTSPYSIETRRKWLEDIRDALKANKEEVGRILCMEHGKPLQEAQGEVDYAAGFFDYCSKHIQALDAHTIPEKPKDCTWTVHYRPIGVAGLITPWNFPIGMIAKKLSAALAAGCPSVIKPASETPLTMIALFTLMDKHTDMPDGMVNLVMGKASVIGKVLCESPDVPMLSFTGSTEVGRKLLVDTAEQVKKLALELGGNAPFIVFDDADLDAAADNLIANKFRGGGQTCVCANRIFVHEKVADAFGQKLAERVNKMTVGDGINGDVDLGPLINQAGFDKVKRHLEDALDKGAKLVAGKQPGDLNGNLFFPPTVVQGINRDMYCYQEETFGPLVPMALFRTEEEVIDAGNDTEFGLASYVFTGDAERAQRVAAGLRFGHCGWNTGTGPTPEAPFGGMKASGIGREGGLEGLFEFVEAQTVPRGF, via the coding sequence ATGATTGAGTCACCACTTTTGGAAAAAATGACTGGCTACATTGGCGGTCGCTGGACAGACACTGCTGAAGGCAATACCTTTGATGTCTACAATCCCGCCACCGGTAAAGTCATCGCGAAAGTACCGTCAATGCCGGAGCAGGACATTCTGGCGGCTGTGGCTGCCGGCAAATCAGCCCTGAAACTGACCAGTCCGTATTCGATTGAAACCCGCCGAAAATGGCTCGAAGACATTCGGGACGCCCTGAAAGCCAACAAGGAAGAGGTTGGCCGGATTCTCTGCATGGAGCATGGAAAACCGCTGCAGGAAGCCCAGGGTGAAGTGGATTACGCGGCCGGCTTTTTCGACTACTGCTCCAAGCACATACAGGCACTGGACGCCCACACCATCCCGGAAAAGCCCAAGGACTGCACCTGGACTGTGCATTACCGGCCGATCGGTGTGGCCGGCCTGATCACGCCCTGGAACTTCCCCATCGGCATGATCGCCAAGAAACTCTCAGCGGCACTGGCGGCAGGTTGCCCGTCCGTGATCAAACCGGCCAGTGAAACCCCGCTGACCATGATTGCCCTGTTCACCCTGATGGACAAACACACCGACATGCCGGACGGCATGGTCAATCTGGTGATGGGCAAGGCCAGTGTGATCGGCAAGGTGCTGTGCGAAAGTCCCGATGTACCCATGCTCAGCTTCACCGGTTCAACCGAAGTGGGCCGCAAGTTGCTCGTCGACACCGCCGAGCAGGTCAAGAAGCTGGCCCTTGAGCTGGGTGGTAACGCGCCGTTCATCGTCTTTGACGATGCCGACCTGGACGCGGCCGCCGACAACCTGATCGCCAACAAATTCCGCGGTGGCGGCCAGACCTGCGTCTGCGCCAACCGGATCTTCGTGCACGAGAAGGTAGCCGATGCCTTTGGCCAGAAGCTTGCCGAGCGGGTCAACAAGATGACCGTCGGTGACGGCATCAACGGCGATGTGGATCTCGGGCCGCTGATCAACCAGGCCGGCTTCGACAAAGTGAAGCGTCACCTTGAGGATGCTCTCGATAAAGGCGCGAAGCTGGTCGCCGGCAAGCAGCCTGGCGATCTGAATGGCAACCTGTTCTTCCCGCCCACGGTGGTTCAGGGAATCAACCGCGACATGTACTGCTACCAGGAAGAGACCTTCGGCCCGTTGGTGCCCATGGCCCTGTTCCGCACGGAGGAGGAAGTCATCGATGCCGGTAACGACACCGAGTTCGGCCTGGCTTCCTACGTGTTCACCGGCGATGCCGAGCGCGCCCAGCGTGTGGCTGCCGGCCTGCGTTTCGGCCACTGCGGCTGGAACACTGGCACCGGCCCGACGCCGGAAGCGCCGTTTGGTGGCATGAAGGCTTCTGGTATTGGCCGGGAAGGCGGCCTGGAAGGTCTGTTCGAGTTTGTGGAAGCCCAAACCGTGCCGAGAGGTTTCTAA
- a CDS encoding undecaprenyl-diphosphate phosphatase, protein MDVFHALFLGILQGLTEFLPISSSAHLILTPSLLGWDDQGVGFDLAVHVGTLTAVVLYFHRDVLGLTRDGVQSLVHRRFIGRGNLAWFLVIGTIPAGLGGLALLDLIDNELRSASIIFVTTLVFGLLLGWADWRPNKGRAIESLTWRDALLVGLAQALALVPGTSRSGATITAGLFLGLSREAASRFSFLLAIPITALAAAAKLLEVAASDVAVDWTGFLIGGITSFVMAITAIHFFLKWLNQVGMWPYVVYRVILAVIIYAVLMH, encoded by the coding sequence ATGGACGTTTTCCACGCTCTCTTCCTTGGCATCCTCCAGGGACTGACCGAATTCCTGCCTATCTCAAGCTCTGCCCACCTGATACTCACGCCGAGCCTGCTGGGCTGGGACGATCAGGGCGTCGGTTTCGATCTGGCGGTGCACGTGGGCACCCTGACGGCGGTGGTGCTGTATTTTCATCGCGACGTACTGGGCCTGACCCGGGACGGCGTCCAGTCCCTGGTCCATCGCCGTTTTATCGGCCGGGGCAACCTCGCCTGGTTCCTGGTCATCGGCACCATTCCCGCCGGTCTCGGCGGGCTTGCCCTGCTCGACCTGATCGACAATGAGCTTCGTTCGGCCAGCATCATCTTTGTAACCACCCTGGTCTTTGGCCTGTTGCTCGGCTGGGCCGACTGGCGGCCCAACAAGGGCCGCGCGATCGAATCCCTGACCTGGAGAGATGCCCTCCTGGTTGGCCTGGCCCAGGCGCTCGCGCTGGTGCCCGGCACATCCCGCTCCGGCGCCACCATTACCGCCGGCCTGTTTCTGGGGCTGAGCCGCGAGGCCGCTTCCCGGTTCTCTTTCCTGCTCGCGATTCCCATCACGGCCCTGGCTGCCGCGGCCAAACTTCTGGAGGTAGCTGCGTCCGACGTTGCCGTGGACTGGACCGGCTTTCTTATCGGAGGTATCACCTCCTTCGTCATGGCCATTACCGCTATCCATTTCTTCCTGAAATGGCTGAACCAGGTAGGTATGTGGCCCTACGTAGTGTATCGAGTAATTCTTGCTGTAATAATCTACGCGGTGCTTATGCACTAG
- a CDS encoding histone deacetylase family protein, whose amino-acid sequence MKAFFHPAQDQHIPKTYFTRGQMRQPQEVPDRTEQMLNGLKQMGVSVLQPADQGAGPISKVHDLGYLRFLESAHRRWKEMGDWGDEVMSNIFVRSPNHLTGILAEAARYQADGSSPIGENTWHAAYWSAQTALGAADALIAGERTSYAVCRPPGHHARRDAAGGFCYLNNAAIAAEHMKSRFPKIVILDTDMHHGQGVQEIFYDRSDVLYISIHGDPTNFYPVVTGYENERGEGDGFGYNINMPMPHGSSEDDFFAKLDEALAAIKLFQPDALVLALGFDIYKDDPQAKVSVSSEGFCKLSTRVRQLGLPMLVVQEGGYDLDTLSENVQQFFKGLEG is encoded by the coding sequence ATGAAAGCATTTTTCCATCCTGCACAGGACCAGCACATTCCCAAGACCTACTTCACGCGGGGCCAGATGCGCCAGCCCCAGGAAGTGCCGGACCGCACCGAGCAGATGCTGAATGGCCTGAAGCAAATGGGTGTTTCCGTGCTTCAGCCGGCCGACCAGGGCGCCGGCCCCATTTCAAAGGTTCATGATCTGGGCTATCTGCGTTTCCTGGAATCCGCCCATCGCCGCTGGAAAGAAATGGGAGACTGGGGTGACGAGGTGATGTCGAACATCTTTGTCCGCTCGCCCAACCATCTCACCGGCATTCTGGCCGAAGCCGCCCGATACCAGGCGGATGGCAGTTCGCCGATTGGCGAGAACACCTGGCACGCCGCCTACTGGTCTGCCCAGACGGCGCTCGGGGCCGCCGACGCCCTGATTGCCGGTGAGCGCACTTCCTACGCCGTGTGTCGCCCGCCCGGGCATCATGCCCGCAGGGACGCCGCCGGGGGCTTCTGCTACCTGAACAATGCCGCGATTGCCGCCGAGCACATGAAAAGCCGGTTCCCGAAAATCGTGATTCTCGACACCGACATGCACCACGGCCAGGGTGTTCAGGAGATCTTCTACGACCGGAGTGATGTGCTCTATATCTCCATCCACGGCGACCCCACCAATTTCTACCCGGTGGTCACCGGCTATGAAAACGAACGGGGCGAAGGTGACGGTTTCGGCTACAACATCAATATGCCCATGCCCCATGGCTCATCGGAGGATGATTTCTTCGCGAAACTGGACGAAGCCCTGGCGGCCATCAAACTGTTCCAGCCCGATGCGCTGGTTCTCGCGCTCGGTTTTGACATCTACAAGGACGATCCCCAGGCCAAGGTGTCGGTGTCTTCGGAAGGCTTTTGCAAGCTCAGTACCCGGGTGCGCCAGTTGGGCCTGCCGATGCTGGTGGTCCAGGAAGGGGGTTATGATCTGGACACCCTCAGCGAGAATGTCCAGCAGTTCTTCAAGGGGCTG
- the corA gene encoding magnesium/cobalt transporter CorA yields the protein MLRLFKIVNGLIKELDVPDTDIRKRLNEADWIDAHEPTEDERQILQGLLKTDIPEFDDVEEIEASARCFVDQAGVHVHSLFLTQNEGRFSTVSVACILQTHTLITVREGELADFRLLRMRARRGQVEAQDAAELLVTLLEQKVENHADGLEDLHRQLEDVSYLVLEDEEAELDEAINRLAKLEDSNGKTRLCLMDTQRNISFLLRHLRKEGELRETLREINRDIETLMSHTTFLFDKINFLMDSTQGFINIEQNQIIKIFSIAAVVFLPPTLIASIYGMNFEHMPELKWLLGYPWALGLMVLAGIAPYWYFKRKGWL from the coding sequence ATGCTGAGACTCTTCAAGATCGTCAACGGCCTGATCAAGGAGCTGGACGTTCCGGACACGGACATCCGCAAACGGCTGAATGAAGCCGACTGGATTGACGCCCACGAGCCCACCGAGGACGAGCGACAGATCCTCCAGGGACTCCTGAAAACCGACATTCCCGAGTTTGATGACGTCGAGGAAATCGAAGCCTCCGCCCGCTGTTTTGTTGACCAGGCCGGGGTACATGTTCACTCACTTTTCCTGACCCAGAACGAAGGACGGTTTTCGACTGTATCAGTAGCCTGCATTCTTCAGACACACACCCTGATCACCGTTCGCGAGGGTGAACTGGCTGATTTCAGATTGCTCAGGATGCGCGCCCGGCGGGGCCAGGTCGAGGCTCAGGACGCTGCGGAGCTTCTGGTGACGCTGCTCGAACAGAAAGTGGAAAACCATGCTGACGGTCTGGAAGACCTGCACCGGCAGCTTGAAGACGTCAGCTACCTGGTACTCGAAGACGAAGAGGCCGAGCTGGACGAGGCCATCAACCGCCTGGCCAAGCTGGAGGACAGCAACGGGAAGACCCGCCTGTGCCTGATGGATACCCAGCGCAACATCTCGTTCCTGCTCAGACACCTCCGCAAGGAAGGCGAGCTCCGCGAAACGCTCCGGGAAATCAATCGGGACATCGAAACCCTGATGTCCCACACCACCTTCCTGTTCGACAAGATCAACTTCCTGATGGACTCCACCCAGGGCTTCATCAACATCGAGCAGAACCAGATCATCAAAATCTTCTCGATTGCCGCCGTGGTATTCCTGCCACCAACACTCATCGCCAGTATTTACGGCATGAACTTCGAGCATATGCCGGAGCTCAAGTGGTTACTCGGCTACCCCTGGGCCCTCGGCCTGATGGTGCTGGCGGGTATCGCGCCCTACTGGTACTTCAAGCGCAAGGGCTGGCTGTAA
- the uvrD gene encoding DNA helicase II encodes MDVSHIIDPLNDAQREAVTAQNDHLLVLAGAGSGKTRVLVHRIAWLMTVDRVPPTGILAVTFTNKAAKEMRYRIEQMMQIPARGLWFGTFHGIAHRLLRSHWKDAGLPENFQVLDSDDQLRLIKRVMRENQIDESKWPPKQAQWFINSQKDEGLRADHIQENPGDHFLSIMLKIYRQYEKLCQQGGLVDFGELLLRSHELWLHRPELLAHYQSRFQHILVDEFQDTNTIQYAWLQVLASNRVPMTVVGDDDQSIYGWRGAKVENIQQYQRDFPNARLVRLEQNYRSTQMILKAANAVIANNQGRLGKELWTDGPEGEPISLYAAFNEQDEANYIADSISAWVQDGNLRSESAILYRSNAQSRVLEESLMRQGIPYRVYGGLRFYDRQEIRNALAYLRLVQYRRDDAAFERVVNVPPRGIGAKSLAELREYATEQGISLWESAERLLEAGQVKGRAKTGLQSFIAIIEGLSEMVGDASLQGLMKQTIENSGLKDYHASEKGEKGQARVENLEELVNALSDYEVEDGVDPLSEFIAQAALDAGESQAEDHEDSVQLMTLHSAKGLEFPLVFLAGVEEGLFPHGMSLEEPGRMEEERRLAYVGITRAMKKLVLTYAESRRLYGQEKFNALSRFVREIPGDCLQEVRLRNTVTRPAMVARPNESLFAQDSAQQSGFSLGQRVRHPKFGEGIVMNSEGTGHHTRVQVNFDEGAKWLVLAYAPLEAC; translated from the coding sequence ATGGACGTCTCCCACATCATCGATCCGTTGAACGATGCCCAACGTGAAGCTGTCACTGCCCAGAACGACCACCTTTTGGTTCTGGCCGGCGCCGGAAGTGGCAAAACCCGCGTCCTGGTCCATCGGATTGCCTGGTTGATGACCGTAGATCGTGTGCCCCCCACCGGTATCCTGGCGGTGACCTTCACCAACAAGGCCGCCAAGGAAATGCGCTACCGCATCGAGCAGATGATGCAGATTCCTGCCCGTGGCCTCTGGTTTGGCACCTTTCATGGCATCGCTCACCGTCTGCTGCGTTCACACTGGAAAGACGCCGGCCTGCCGGAGAACTTCCAGGTGCTGGACAGCGACGATCAGCTTCGGCTGATCAAGCGGGTGATGCGGGAAAACCAGATCGACGAGAGCAAGTGGCCGCCGAAGCAGGCCCAGTGGTTTATCAACAGCCAGAAGGACGAGGGGTTGCGGGCCGATCACATCCAGGAAAACCCGGGCGACCATTTCCTGTCGATCATGCTGAAGATCTATCGCCAGTACGAGAAGCTCTGCCAGCAGGGTGGCCTGGTGGATTTCGGTGAGCTGCTGTTGCGTTCCCACGAGCTCTGGCTGCACCGGCCGGAGCTTCTGGCCCATTACCAGAGCCGGTTCCAGCACATTCTGGTAGACGAGTTCCAGGACACCAACACCATTCAATACGCCTGGCTGCAGGTGCTCGCCAGCAATCGGGTGCCAATGACGGTGGTGGGGGACGACGATCAGTCCATCTACGGCTGGCGGGGTGCCAAGGTCGAGAACATCCAGCAATACCAGCGGGATTTCCCTAATGCCCGGCTGGTGCGGCTGGAGCAGAACTACCGGTCTACCCAGATGATCCTGAAGGCGGCCAACGCGGTGATCGCCAACAATCAGGGTCGGCTCGGCAAGGAGCTCTGGACCGATGGTCCGGAAGGCGAGCCGATCAGCCTGTACGCCGCCTTCAACGAGCAGGACGAAGCCAATTACATTGCCGACAGCATTTCCGCCTGGGTTCAGGACGGCAACCTGCGCAGTGAGTCGGCCATCCTGTATCGGTCCAACGCCCAGTCCCGGGTGCTGGAAGAATCCCTGATGCGCCAGGGCATTCCTTACCGGGTCTACGGCGGCCTGCGATTCTATGACCGCCAGGAAATCCGTAACGCATTGGCGTATTTGCGACTGGTACAGTACCGGCGCGATGACGCAGCCTTCGAGCGGGTGGTTAACGTCCCGCCCCGGGGCATCGGCGCCAAGAGCCTGGCTGAGCTTCGGGAATACGCCACGGAACAGGGCATTTCCCTGTGGGAATCCGCCGAACGGCTGCTGGAAGCCGGGCAGGTGAAAGGCAGGGCCAAAACCGGACTGCAGTCGTTTATCGCCATCATCGAAGGCCTGTCCGAAATGGTGGGCGATGCTTCGCTGCAGGGCCTGATGAAACAGACCATTGAGAACAGTGGGCTGAAGGATTACCACGCCAGCGAAAAAGGCGAGAAAGGTCAGGCCCGGGTGGAAAACCTGGAGGAGCTGGTTAACGCCCTCTCGGATTATGAAGTGGAAGACGGCGTTGATCCCCTGTCAGAATTCATCGCCCAGGCGGCCCTGGACGCGGGTGAATCCCAGGCGGAAGACCATGAAGACAGCGTTCAGTTGATGACCCTGCACTCTGCCAAGGGCCTGGAGTTTCCGCTGGTGTTTCTGGCGGGAGTGGAAGAGGGCCTGTTCCCCCACGGCATGTCCCTGGAAGAACCGGGTCGCATGGAGGAAGAACGCCGCCTGGCCTATGTGGGCATTACCCGGGCCATGAAAAAACTGGTGCTCACTTACGCTGAATCCCGCCGTCTGTACGGCCAGGAAAAGTTCAACGCCCTGTCCCGGTTCGTGCGGGAAATCCCCGGTGACTGTCTTCAGGAAGTGCGCTTGCGCAATACGGTGACCCGTCCAGCCATGGTGGCACGGCCCAATGAGAGCCTGTTCGCGCAGGATTCAGCCCAGCAGTCCGGGTTCAGCCTGGGGCAGCGCGTGCGTCACCCGAAATTCGGCGAAGGCATCGTAATGAACTCCGAGGGTACCGGGCATCACACTCGTGTACAGGTGAACTTTGATGAGGGCGCCAAGTGGCTGGTGCTGGCCTATGCGCCGCTGGAGGCGTGTTGA